The following proteins are co-located in the Polymorphospora rubra genome:
- a CDS encoding type I polyketide synthase, translating into MPTEQEFLEYLRRATADLREARRRVREVEAKDREPMAIVGMACRFPGDVRNPADLWNLVAEGREGTGEFPADRGWELDRLFSADPDRPGTSYADRGGFLYDATEFDPGFFGISPREALAMDPHQRVLLEAAWEAFESAGIDPTRLRGSRTGVFAGVMYHDYASRVLDLPDGVEGYIGTGNSGSVVSGRVAYTLGLEGPAVTVDTACSSSLVAVHLAVQALRQRDCDLALAGGVTVLATPGVFADFSRQRGLAPDGRCKSFAAAADGTALSEGVGVLLLQRLSDAQRDGRRILAVIRGSAVNQDGASSGLTTPNGPSQERVIRQALASARLSPADVDVAEAHGTGTTLGDPIEAQALLATYGQDRSADQPLWLGSIKSNIGHTQAAAGVAGVIKMVQAIRHGWLPATLHVDAPSPHIDWSAGQVSLITEARAWPAVDRERRAAVSSFGISGTNAHVILEQAPAAEEPEPTGEPLPLTPVFLSARGADALAGQAGRWADRLAADEAVRPVDVAVSSLPRATLPERAVVLAESRADLLAGLRALAAGEPAANVSAGAAVPRGRLAFLFSGQGAQRAGTGRDLAAAFPAFADALTEVCDLLDPLLPRPLREVMFAEPGTPEADLLDQTVFTQASLFAVEVALFRLAERWGLRPDFLVGHSIGEIAAAHVAGVLSLADACALVAARGRLMQALPAGGGMLAVAADETAVRDSLARVPGRLDVAAVNGPAAVVVSGPAAALDELEPVWSDRGTRTRRLRVSHAFHSALMDPMLAEFAAVAGGLTYHPPTIPVVSDLTGRVAGPEELCHPDYWVRHVREAVRFADAVDTLVEAGVGVFVELGPAGVLTAMTQDCLAGRAADAPDPVVVPLLRRDRPEPRALLEAMARLHVDGVPVDWAGQLGGGRPVDLPTYAFQGERYWLEPAGRLVDVSGAGLGAAGHPLLAAAVAVAGEDMVLLTGRIAATSHSWLADHVVAGTVVVPGTALIELVVRAGDEAGAARVRELTLGVPLVLPADGGVRVQVRVGAADDSGVRPVTVHSQPEDDPDAGWTRHADGVLEPALPEEPGLDAWPPNAATEVDLTGWYPAVAERGLSYGPVFQGLRRLWTAGAEVFAEVALPTDVGADAGAFGVHPALLDAALHPVGLLLSDGDGTGPSVPFAFEGVQVHAAGAARLRVRLTRDGSAVRLVAVDETNTPVVSVDSLVLRELGGVPASGAVGRSLFEVTWQPERIAPAGTTPDWAVLGAGCPGLPDVAAYAAVADVVAPDRPAPALLLLPATTAATDGPGKATTPAVPGLVRSSTGDVLAVVQAWLALDALADTRLVVLTRGAVSAAPGDRIADLAGAALWGLLRSAQSEHPGRIVLADVDRDPDPEMLAVLATVAADPAGTGGQVALRGAEPLSPRLVRTAPPAGDGPAVGEGTVLVTGGTGALGALVAEHLVRAYGARSVLLVSRQGPAAPGATDLVDRLTALGARAEVVTGDVTDRAQVHDLVGRIAASGRLAGVVHAAGVLDDGVLTGITPERLASVLAPKVDAAWWLHEATAGLDLDLFVLFSSIAGVWGSPGQAAYAAGNSFLDALATHRRGLGLPGVSLAWGMWDVDGMAASVGDVDRARASRAGLTPMSAEVGVELFDAAVSAGRPVLVPAVLDLAVMRVQAGATGSVPALLRVLLGVSSSSRRQAGQGGWAARLVGLPVEEARERVGVLVRGLVAQVLGHGSAERVPADRAFRELGFDSLTAVDLRNRVNAATGLRLSSTLVFDYPSPLVLAEHVYQELVGVPAVVSGAAAGVAVGVDEPVAIVGMACRFPGGVSSPDELWSLLAAGGDGVSEFPVDRGWDLDGLFDPDPDRSGTSYARHGGFLHDAAQFDPGFFGISPREALAMDPQQRLLLETSWETFESAGLDPQRLRGSRTGVFAGVMYHDYASQLVGVGEGVEGYIGTGNSGSVISGRVAYTFGLEGPAVTVDTACSSSLVALHLAAQALRSGECDYALAGGVTVMATPGTFIEFSRQRGLAVDGRCKAFAGAADGTGWGEGVGMLLVQRLSDAQRDGRRILAVVRGSAVNQDGASNGLTAPNGPSQQRVIRQALASARLAPGDVDAVEAHGTGTTLGDPIEAQALLATYGQDRPADRPLWLGSVKSNIGHTQAAAGVAGIIKMVMAMRHGVVPPTLHVDEPSPHVDWTAGAVALATEAMPWPVVDRPRRAAVSSFGISGTNAHVILEQPPVVDGELVEDGPAAAGDPATLVPVLVSARSATAVAGQAERWAAWLAGDGDLRPVDVGWSSVTARSVLDHRAVVLAEGRDDLLAGLRGLASGVPSGAVVTGEASPRGQLAVLFSGQGAQRAGMGRQLYASFPVFATALDEVCGHLDGLLPQGLREVLFAEAGTPQADLLDQTAFTQAGLFAIEVALFRLVESFGIVPDYVGGHSIGEVTAAHVAGVLSLADACALVAARGRLMQALPAGGGMLAVAADEAAVRESLTGLAGVGIAAVNGPSAVVVSGANDALNGVEAFWSGRGCGRVGCG; encoded by the coding sequence ATGCCCACTGAGCAAGAGTTCCTCGAGTACCTCCGGCGCGCGACGGCGGACCTGCGCGAGGCTCGCCGCCGGGTGCGCGAGGTGGAGGCGAAGGACCGGGAACCGATGGCCATCGTCGGGATGGCCTGCCGGTTCCCCGGCGACGTACGCAACCCGGCCGACCTGTGGAACCTGGTGGCCGAAGGGCGGGAGGGGACGGGGGAGTTCCCCGCCGACCGGGGCTGGGAACTCGACCGGCTCTTCTCCGCCGACCCGGACCGGCCCGGCACCTCGTACGCCGACCGGGGCGGGTTCCTCTACGACGCCACCGAATTCGACCCGGGCTTCTTCGGCATCTCGCCCCGCGAGGCCCTCGCCATGGACCCCCACCAGCGGGTGCTGCTGGAGGCCGCCTGGGAGGCCTTCGAGTCGGCCGGGATCGACCCGACCCGGCTGCGCGGCAGCCGCACCGGCGTCTTCGCCGGCGTGATGTACCACGACTACGCCTCCCGCGTACTGGACCTGCCCGACGGCGTCGAGGGCTACATCGGCACCGGCAACTCCGGCAGCGTGGTCTCCGGGCGGGTGGCGTACACGCTCGGCCTCGAGGGGCCGGCCGTGACCGTCGACACCGCCTGCTCGTCGTCGCTGGTCGCCGTGCACCTCGCCGTGCAGGCGCTGCGCCAGCGCGACTGCGACCTGGCGCTGGCCGGCGGCGTCACCGTCCTCGCCACCCCCGGCGTCTTCGCCGACTTCTCCCGGCAGCGCGGCCTCGCCCCGGACGGTCGGTGCAAGTCGTTCGCCGCCGCCGCCGACGGCACCGCCCTGTCCGAAGGGGTGGGCGTCCTGCTGCTCCAGCGGCTCTCCGACGCGCAGCGCGACGGCCGCCGGATCCTTGCCGTCATCCGCGGCAGCGCGGTCAACCAGGACGGTGCCAGCAGCGGGCTCACCACCCCGAACGGCCCGTCGCAGGAGCGGGTGATCCGGCAGGCGCTGGCCAGCGCCCGGCTCTCCCCGGCCGACGTGGACGTCGCCGAGGCGCACGGCACCGGCACCACGCTGGGCGACCCGATCGAGGCGCAGGCGCTGCTGGCCACGTACGGCCAGGACCGGTCCGCTGACCAGCCGCTCTGGCTCGGCTCGATCAAGTCCAACATCGGCCACACCCAGGCCGCCGCCGGCGTGGCCGGCGTGATCAAGATGGTGCAGGCGATCCGGCACGGCTGGCTGCCCGCCACCCTGCACGTCGACGCACCCTCCCCGCACATCGACTGGTCCGCCGGTCAGGTGTCGCTGATCACCGAGGCCCGTGCCTGGCCGGCCGTCGACCGGGAGCGCCGGGCCGCGGTGTCGTCGTTCGGGATCAGCGGTACGAACGCGCACGTCATCCTCGAACAGGCCCCCGCCGCCGAGGAGCCGGAACCGACCGGCGAACCGCTGCCGCTGACGCCGGTGTTCCTGTCCGCCCGCGGTGCCGACGCCCTCGCCGGGCAGGCCGGGCGGTGGGCCGACCGGCTCGCCGCCGACGAGGCGGTCCGGCCGGTCGACGTCGCCGTGTCGTCGCTGCCCCGGGCCACGCTGCCGGAGCGTGCCGTGGTGCTCGCCGAGAGCCGCGCGGACCTGCTCGCCGGGCTACGCGCGCTGGCGGCGGGCGAACCGGCCGCGAACGTCTCCGCCGGTGCCGCCGTCCCGCGCGGCCGGCTGGCGTTCCTCTTCTCCGGTCAGGGCGCCCAACGGGCCGGGACGGGCCGTGACCTCGCCGCCGCGTTCCCCGCCTTCGCCGACGCCCTGACCGAGGTGTGCGACCTGCTCGACCCGCTGCTGCCCCGGCCGTTGCGCGAGGTCATGTTCGCCGAGCCGGGCACGCCCGAGGCCGACCTGCTCGACCAGACGGTCTTCACCCAGGCCAGCCTGTTCGCCGTCGAGGTGGCACTGTTCCGGCTCGCCGAGCGCTGGGGCCTGCGGCCCGACTTCCTCGTCGGCCACTCCATCGGCGAGATCGCCGCCGCGCACGTGGCCGGGGTGCTGTCGCTCGCGGACGCGTGCGCCCTGGTCGCCGCGCGCGGCCGGCTCATGCAGGCGTTGCCGGCCGGTGGCGGGATGCTCGCCGTCGCCGCCGACGAGACCGCCGTACGGGACTCCCTGGCGCGGGTGCCCGGCCGGCTCGACGTCGCCGCCGTCAACGGCCCCGCCGCCGTGGTCGTCTCCGGCCCCGCCGCCGCGCTCGACGAACTGGAGCCGGTCTGGTCCGACCGGGGTACGCGGACCCGGCGGCTGCGGGTCAGCCACGCCTTCCACAGCGCGCTGATGGACCCGATGCTGGCGGAGTTCGCCGCGGTCGCCGGCGGGCTCACCTACCACCCGCCGACCATTCCCGTCGTGTCCGACCTGACCGGCCGGGTCGCCGGACCGGAGGAACTGTGCCACCCCGACTACTGGGTACGGCACGTACGCGAGGCGGTGCGGTTCGCCGACGCCGTCGACACGCTCGTCGAGGCGGGCGTCGGAGTGTTCGTGGAGCTGGGGCCGGCCGGTGTGCTCACCGCGATGACCCAGGACTGCCTCGCCGGGCGGGCCGCCGACGCGCCCGACCCGGTGGTGGTGCCCCTGCTGCGCAGGGACCGGCCGGAACCACGCGCGCTGCTGGAGGCGATGGCACGGCTGCACGTCGACGGCGTCCCGGTCGACTGGGCCGGCCAACTCGGCGGCGGACGCCCGGTCGACCTGCCCACGTACGCCTTCCAGGGCGAGCGGTACTGGCTGGAACCGGCGGGCCGGCTCGTCGACGTCTCCGGCGCCGGTCTCGGCGCGGCCGGGCACCCGCTGCTCGCCGCGGCGGTGGCGGTGGCCGGCGAGGACATGGTGCTGCTCACCGGCCGGATCGCGGCCACCTCCCACTCCTGGCTCGCCGACCACGTCGTCGCCGGGACGGTCGTGGTGCCGGGTACGGCGCTGATCGAACTGGTGGTGCGGGCCGGCGACGAGGCGGGTGCCGCCCGGGTACGGGAGTTGACCCTCGGCGTACCGCTGGTGCTGCCCGCCGACGGCGGGGTCCGGGTCCAGGTACGGGTGGGCGCCGCCGACGACTCGGGCGTCCGCCCGGTCACCGTGCACTCCCAGCCGGAGGACGACCCGGACGCCGGCTGGACCCGGCACGCTGACGGTGTGCTGGAGCCGGCGCTGCCCGAGGAGCCGGGCCTCGACGCCTGGCCGCCGAACGCGGCGACCGAGGTGGACCTCACCGGCTGGTATCCGGCGGTGGCCGAGCGTGGCCTGTCGTACGGGCCGGTCTTCCAAGGTCTGCGTCGACTGTGGACGGCGGGGGCGGAGGTCTTCGCCGAGGTGGCGCTGCCCACGGACGTCGGCGCCGACGCGGGGGCGTTTGGGGTGCACCCGGCGCTGCTGGACGCGGCGCTGCACCCGGTGGGCCTGCTGCTGTCCGACGGCGACGGGACCGGACCGAGCGTGCCGTTCGCGTTCGAGGGCGTGCAGGTGCATGCCGCCGGCGCGGCCCGGCTGCGGGTACGGCTGACCCGGGACGGCTCCGCGGTGCGCCTGGTGGCGGTGGACGAGACGAACACCCCCGTGGTGTCGGTGGACTCCCTCGTACTGCGGGAACTGGGCGGCGTACCGGCGTCCGGCGCGGTCGGTCGGTCGCTGTTCGAGGTGACCTGGCAGCCGGAGCGGATCGCACCGGCCGGGACCACGCCGGACTGGGCCGTTCTCGGCGCCGGCTGCCCCGGCCTGCCCGACGTCGCCGCGTACGCCGCCGTGGCGGACGTGGTCGCCCCGGACCGCCCGGCCCCCGCCCTGCTCCTGCTGCCTGCCACCACCGCTGCCACCGACGGCCCGGGGAAGGCGACGACCCCGGCCGTACCCGGGCTGGTGCGGTCGTCGACCGGCGACGTGCTGGCGGTCGTGCAGGCCTGGCTCGCCCTCGACGCACTGGCCGACACCCGCCTGGTGGTGCTCACCCGGGGTGCGGTGAGCGCGGCACCGGGCGACCGGATCGCCGATCTGGCCGGGGCCGCCCTGTGGGGTCTGCTGCGGTCCGCGCAGTCGGAACACCCGGGACGCATCGTCCTCGCCGACGTCGACCGCGACCCTGACCCCGAGATGCTCGCCGTGCTCGCCACGGTGGCCGCCGATCCGGCCGGGACGGGCGGGCAGGTCGCACTGCGCGGCGCCGAACCGCTGAGCCCCCGGCTGGTCCGCACCGCGCCACCGGCCGGTGACGGTCCGGCGGTGGGCGAGGGCACGGTACTGGTCACCGGCGGCACCGGCGCGCTGGGTGCGCTGGTCGCGGAACACCTGGTCCGGGCGTACGGGGCACGGTCGGTGCTGCTCGTATCCCGGCAGGGGCCCGCCGCGCCGGGCGCCACCGACCTGGTCGACCGGCTGACCGCACTGGGTGCCCGGGCGGAGGTGGTGACCGGCGACGTCACCGACCGGGCCCAGGTCCACGACCTGGTCGGTCGGATCGCCGCGTCCGGCCGGCTGGCCGGTGTGGTGCACGCGGCCGGTGTTCTGGACGACGGCGTGCTCACCGGGATCACGCCGGAGCGGCTGGCGTCGGTGTTGGCGCCGAAGGTGGATGCCGCCTGGTGGCTGCACGAGGCGACCGCCGGTCTGGACCTCGACCTGTTCGTGTTGTTCTCGTCGATCGCCGGCGTGTGGGGATCACCCGGCCAGGCCGCGTACGCGGCCGGGAACTCGTTCCTGGACGCCCTCGCCACCCACCGGCGTGGCCTCGGCCTGCCGGGGGTGTCGCTGGCCTGGGGTATGTGGGACGTCGACGGGATGGCCGCCTCGGTTGGCGATGTCGACCGGGCGCGGGCGTCCCGGGCGGGGCTGACCCCGATGAGTGCCGAGGTCGGTGTCGAGTTGTTCGACGCGGCGGTGTCCGCTGGCCGGCCGGTGTTGGTGCCGGCGGTGCTGGATCTGGCGGTGATGCGGGTTCAGGCCGGTGCCACCGGTTCGGTGCCGGCGTTGTTGCGGGTGTTGTTGGGTGTGTCGTCGTCGTCGCGTCGGCAGGCGGGTCAGGGTGGTTGGGCTGCCCGGTTGGTCGGGCTGCCCGTCGAGGAGGCCCGGGAGCGGGTCGGGGTTCTCGTTCGGGGTCTGGTGGCGCAGGTGTTGGGGCATGGTAGTGCGGAGCGGGTGCCGGCTGACCGGGCGTTTCGGGAGTTGGGTTTCGACTCGTTGACGGCGGTGGATCTGCGTAACCGGGTGAATGCGGCGACGGGTCTGCGGTTGTCGTCGACGTTGGTGTTCGACTATCCGTCGCCGTTGGTTCTGGCGGAGCATGTGTATCAGGAGTTGGTCGGGGTTCCGGCGGTGGTGTCGGGTGCTGCTGCTGGTGTGGCGGTGGGTGTCGACGAGCCGGTCGCGATCGTGGGTATGGCGTGTCGTTTTCCGGGTGGGGTGTCGTCGCCGGATGAGTTGTGGTCGTTGTTGGCGGCCGGTGGTGACGGGGTTTCGGAGTTTCCGGTTGATCGGGGTTGGGATCTGGATGGTCTGTTCGACCCGGATCCGGACCGCAGTGGCACGTCGTATGCCCGGCATGGCGGCTTCCTCCACGACGCGGCACAGTTCGACCCCGGCTTCTTCGGCATCTCGCCCCGTGAGGCGTTGGCGATGGATCCGCAACAGCGACTGCTGCTGGAGACGTCGTGGGAGACGTTCGAATCCGCCGGGTTGGATCCGCAGCGGTTGCGGGGCAGCCGGACCGGTGTGTTCGCCGGGGTGATGTATCACGACTACGCGTCGCAGCTTGTTGGTGTGGGTGAGGGTGTCGAGGGTTATATCGGTACGGGTAACTCGGGCAGTGTGATCTCTGGTCGGGTGGCGTACACGTTCGGGCTGGAGGGCCCGGCGGTGACCGTCGACACGGCGTGTTCGTCGTCGTTGGTGGCGTTGCACCTGGCGGCGCAGGCGTTGCGGTCGGGGGAGTGCGACTACGCCCTGGCCGGTGGTGTGACCGTGATGGCAACGCCGGGCACGTTCATCGAGTTTTCGCGGCAGCGGGGCTTGGCGGTCGATGGGCGGTGCAAGGCGTTCGCCGGCGCTGCGGACGGTACGGGTTGGGGCGAGGGTGTCGGGATGCTGTTGGTGCAGCGGTTGTCCGACGCGCAGCGCGATGGTCGGCGGATTCTCGCCGTCGTGCGGGGTAGTGCGGTCAATCAGGACGGTGCGTCGAATGGTTTGACGGCGCCGAATGGTCCGTCGCAGCAGCGGGTGATCCGGCAGGCGTTGGCCAGCGCCCGCCTGGCGCCCGGTGATGTGGATGCGGTCGAGGCGCACGGCACCGGCACCACCCTGGGTGATCCGATCGAGGCGCAGGCGCTGCTGGCCACGTACGGGCAGGACCGGCCGGCGGACCGGCCGTTGTGGCTGGGTTCGGTCAAGTCGAACATCGGGCACACGCAGGCCGCGGCGGGTGTTGCCGGGATCATCAAGATGGTCATGGCGATGCGGCACGGTGTGGTGCCGCCGACGCTGCATGTGGATGAGCCGTCTCCGCACGTCGACTGGACGGCTGGGGCGGTCGCGCTGGCGACCGAGGCGATGCCGTGGCCGGTGGTGGATCGGCCGCGTCGGGCGGCGGTGTCGTCGTTCGGTATCTCCGGCACCAACGCCCACGTCATCCTCGAACAACCGCCCGTCGTCGACGGTGAGCTGGTCGAAGATGGGCCGGCTGCTGCCGGTGACCCCGCGACGCTGGTGCCGGTGCTGGTCTCCGCGCGTTCGGCGACGGCTGTGGCCGGGCAGGCCGAGCGGTGGGCCGCCTGGCTGGCCGGGGACGGCGACCTTCGTCCGGTGGATGTGGGCTGGTCGTCGGTGACGGCCCGTTCGGTCCTGGATCACCGGGCGGTGGTGCTGGCGGAGGGCCGGGATGATCTGCTGGCCGGGCTGCGTGGTCTGGCGTCCGGTGTCCCGTCCGGTGCGGTCGTCACCGGCGAGGCGTCGCCGCGTGGTCAGCTCGCGGTGTTGTTCTCGGGTCAGGGTGCGCAGCGGGCCGGGATGGGGCGTCAGTTGTACGCGTCGTTCCCGGTGTTCGCGACCGCGTTGGACGAGGTGTGCGGTCACCTGGACGGCCTGCTGCCGCAGGGGTTGCGGGAGGTGCTGTTCGCCGAGGCCGGGACGCCGCAGGCAGACCTGTTGGATCAGACGGCCTTCACCCAGGCCGGTCTGTTCGCCATCGAGGTGGCGCTGTTCCGCCTCGTCGAGTCGTTCGGGATCGTCCCGGACTATGTGGGTGGTCATTCGATCGGTGAGGTGACGGCTGCTCATGTGGCCGGGGTGTTGTCCCTGGCGGATGCGTGTGCTCTGGTGGCGGCGCGGGGCCGGTTGATGCAGGCACTGCCGGCCGGTGGCGGCATGCTCGCGGTCGCGGCTGACGAGGCGGCGGTACGGGAGTCCCTGACCGGGCTAGCCGGGGTCGGGATCGCGGCGGTCAACGGCCCGTCGGCGGTGGTCGTCTCCGGTGCGAACGATGCCCTGAACGGGGTCGAGGCGTTCTGGTCGGGCAGGGGGTGCGGACGCGTCGGTTGCGGGTGA